The following are encoded together in the Zygosaccharomyces rouxii strain CBS732 chromosome C complete sequence genome:
- the VSB1 gene encoding Vsb1p (similar to uniprot|P53273 Saccharomyces cerevisiae YGR125W Hypothetical ORF), with the protein MSNGVDRPSRNRQSISGAISVSLGLNRQVHRNSDGEFTNYNNTNNNGGRINQNDSSSIEIVSPPFYNSNNYAGRSYLGGGFLSASPKMNLQQRNDDSSVLPIDRSRSKSIHGSQIIHRQTAELSNNFSDDTTGMEEVRNRYDAMEDENSSLHHYMTHQDYQTLPGGTDEDWTNNNNSQTARASGSSIVQFGQDVLHYFPSAVLGLLLNILDGLSYGMIIFPITEPIFSHLGSTGLSMFYISTIISQCLYSGGLSSFTSGIGSEMIEVTPFFHTMAFAIRDAIPGQDDDIITTTIFCYAISSVVTGITFYLLGKLRLGKIVGFFPRHILIGCIGGVGYFLLITGLGVTTRLAKIEYTWEFLKKLFLDTDILWKWLLPVVLTILLVNTQKCFQNSLVLPSFYIVTLILFHFVVAIVPSISLDQLRDLGWIFPAATSKDRWFDHYKLFDWHKVHWNLVLAQIPTMLALTFFGILHVPINVPALAISLHMDKFDVDKELIAHGYSNFISGMVGSIQNYLVYTNSVLFIRAGADSPFAGYMLAILTFAVMVIGPVIVSFIPICIVGSLIFLLGYELLVEALLDTRGKVTNFEYITIVIIVLTMGIYDFVLGVIVGILIACFSFLVDSTKLQTINGEFDGKVARSTVNRDYVQSNFLNGVGEQIYVLKLQNVLFFGTIISIEEKIDKLLEITDSKSSSKRRIKYLILDFKNINADNIDYSAAEGFNRIKRFTQTKRIKLIISSIKERDHIYNVFSNVGLLDDVELFNDLNGALEWCENEFLGEYKKLRDRAREKMQHSYNVTSAIEAAAAKKVPTDNNQISKKNLSLLNFRNLSSLPMNTPRNHQMLSVAQNMFNDEEDVDALEDESCNDGQQPVLPLLLFALKSYRKNITSTDPHLRERETQLWSQLVPYFVKRRLTTQSILLHNQDFFFVVESGLLKIALDLPQGVVYETMSNRTCCGNIVGSDYKSSEEHKVTIVTETDTCLWLIDVDGLQKLRAENLQLYTELVLLCLLIKSRRFEQLLGYTLVSA; encoded by the coding sequence ATGAGTAACGGTGTAGATCGTCCTTCGAGAAATAGACAATCCATATCAGGAGCCATCTCAGTGTCTCTGGGACTGAATAGACAGGTTCATCGCAATAGCGATGGTGAATTTACCAATTATAATAACACTAACAATAATGGAGGAAGAATTAATCAGAATGATTCATCTTCCATAGAAATAGTATCACCACCTTTTTACAATTCAAATAACTATGCAGGCCGTTCATATCTaggtggtggatttttaTCAGCTTCCCCAAAGATGAATCTGCAACAACGAAATGATGATTCCTCAgtattaccaattgatcgAAGTAGAAGTAAATCCATTCATGGTTCTCAAATAATTCACAGACAGACGGCAGAACTTTCGAACAATTTTAGTGATGACACAACTGGTATGGAAGAAGTACGAAATCGTTATGATGCTATGGAGGAtgaaaattcatcgttaCACCATTATATGACGCATCAAGATTATCAAACATTACCTGGGGGCacagatgaagattggacgaataataataatagcCAAACTGCGAGAGCTAGCGGCAGTAGCATCGTCCAATTTGGTCAAGATGTATTACATTATTTCCCTTCAGCAGTGTTAGGTCTCCTTCTAAACATTTTGGATGGATTATCATATGGTATGATTATTTTCCCTATTACTGAACCTATATTCTCTCATTTGGGATCAACCGGGTTATCGATGTTTTACATTTCCACCATAATATCACAATGTCTTTACTCAGGTGGTCTTTCCAGTTTTACGTCAGGTATTGGTAGTGAAATGATTGAAGTTACACCTTTTTTCCATACAATGGCATTTGCCATTAGAGATGCTATTCCAGGTCAAGACGATGATATTATTACAACCACCATATTTTGTTATGCAATCAGTTCTGTGGTCACAGGTATTACATTTTATTTATTGGGTAAATTAAGATTAGGCAAAATCGTTGGATTTTTTCCTAGACACATTTTAATTGGTTGCATTGGTGGTGTTGGATATTTCCTCTTAATAACTGGATTGGGTGTTACTACTAGACTCGCCAAGATTGAGTATACCTGggaatttttaaagaaacTGTTCTTAGATACAGATATTTTATGGAAATGGCTTTTACCTGTTGTGCTAACGATCTTACTTGTGAATACTCAGAAATGTTTTCAAAACTCCTTGGTTTTACCTTCTTTCTACATCGTTACTTTGATTTTATTCCATTTTGTCGTAGCAATTGTACCCAGTATCTCATTGGACCAATTGAGAGATTTAgggtggatttttccagCAGCTACTTCGAAGGACAGATGGTTTGATCACTacaaattatttgattgGCATAAAGTACATTGGAATTTGGTTCTGGCCCAGATTCCTACAATGTTAGCATTGACTTTCTTCGGTATTTTGCATGTCCCCATCAACGTTCCAGCACTGGCCATTTCTTTACATATGGATAAATTCGATGTCGACAAAGAATTAATTGCCCATGGTTATTCCAATTTTATCAGTGGTATGGTAGGATCGATTCAAAACTATTTGGTTTATACAAATAGTGTTCTTTTCATTCGTGCTGGTGCTGATTCTCCATTCGCTGGTTATATGCTGGCCATTTTGACTTTTGCAGTTATGGTCATTGGTCCTGTTATTGTTTCATTTATACCAATCTGTATCGTTGGttctttgatctttttaCTCGGTTACGAACTATTGGTGGAAGCATTATTGGACACTAGGGGAAAAGTAACCAATTTCGAATACATTACCATCGTGATCATTGTGCTCACAATGGGAATTTACGATTTTGTTCTCGGTGTTATTGTAGGAATTTTAATTGCCTGCTTTTCATTTCTGGTGGATAGTACTAAATTACAAACTATTAACGGTGAATTCGATGGTAAAGTGGCAAGGAGTACTGTTAATCGTGATTACGTGCAAAGCAATTTCTTAAACGGAGTTGGTGAACAAATCTATGTGTTAAAATTACAAAAcgttcttttctttggtacTATCATatctattgaagaaaaaattgataagTTATTAGAAATCACTGATTCCAAAAGTTCCAGTAAGCGTAgaatcaaatatttgattcTTGACTTCAAAAACATTAACGCCGACAATATCGATTATTCTGCAGCCGAAGGTTTCAATAGGATTAAAAGATTTACACAGACCAAAAGAATCAAACTAATCATTTCATCCATTAAGGAAAGAGATCACATCTACAATGTTTTCAGCAATGTGGGCCTATTAGACGATGTGGAATTGTTCAATGATTTAAACGGTGCCTTAGAATGGTGTGAAAACGAATTTTTAGGTGAGTATAAGAAGCTACGTGATAGAgcaagagaaaagatgCAGCATAGTTATAACGTTACCTCTGCTATTGAAGCCGCTGCTGCTAAAAAAGTACCAACAGATAATAATCAAATatccaagaagaatttatcattgCTTAACTTTAGAAACCTATCGTCATTACCGATGAATACTCCACGTAACCATCAAATGCTTTCAGTGGCTCAAAACATGTTCaatgacgaagaagatgttgatGCCTTGGAAGATGAGAGCTGCAATGACGGCCAACAACCAGTTTTACCTCTGCTATTATTTGCCCTAAAATCCTATAGAAAGAACATTACTTCCACTGACCCTCATTTGAGGGAAAGGGAGACCCAATTATGGAGTCAATTGGTACCTTATTTCGTGAAAAGGAGATTAACCACGCAATCCATTCTTCTACATAAccaagattttttctttgtcgTAGAATCTGGATTACTGAAAATTGCACTCGATTTACCTCAAGGTGTAGTTTATGAAACCATGTCTAACAGAACTTGTTGCGGCAATATCGTTGGTTCTGATTACAAGTCCTCCGAAGAACATAAAGTTACTATTGTAACAGAGACTGACACCTGTTTATGGCTGATAGACGTTGATGGGTTACAAAAGCTTAGAGCAGAGAATTTACAACTGTACACTGAGCTGGTATTACTGTGTCTACTAATCAAGAGCAGAAGATTCGAACAGCTTCTAGGTTACACTTTGGTAAGCGCTTAA
- the SWI3 gene encoding Swi3p (similar to uniprot|Q757Z5 Ashbya gossypii AEL135C AEL135Cp and some similarites with YJL176C uniprot|P32591 Saccharomyces cerevisiae YJL176C SWI3 transcription factor), with protein MDNLKNLESDNNNSGGVSPTSVPGVPDANTADVSDDLSMKNDEDLFGEPIEEDQDQKQELPLPLEKESEQHQVQEQDQQDQYDQQDQQDQEPQQDQQDQEPQQEQQEQQDQEPQQPEKEQQEQQELLQLGQQQQNQELLQQDQDPRNIELPSKETGSQDEDRIKDKDDNIEENKAAEANPQVESEPDVKIENEESVSGGNNGDKDEKVDENENQKEHENENNGNDNNTYNNNNGVNNDNTNQNNQNNGNDATNNHGNDNGVNENGDKSEEKPSVGIEQENEGKQSKNSLEQYPPPPPASELSKPAVPTTAPPTNATKTTTHLTATDDNDLAVPQSHEIVIPNYAKWFNLTKIHPIEKQSLPEFFTNRIPSKTPQVYVKSRNFMVNSYRLNPNEYFSVTTARRNVCGDAAAVFRIHKFLMKWGLINYQVDAQLLPKSVEPPFTGEYSTRHDAPRGLFPFESYKPSVQLPDMAKLKKMMDTDDSSSALHKYLKEEKRKSQSAITSSPEIKDEDKEKGRTNEDNGEEEPVENPHGAKRPKVVKASTNVDDGWQENDVEKLLKGIQMHGSEWYKIAKEVGNKTPEQCILKFIQMPIEDKFLHRNSEDGSDLGSLKYAPHLPFSKSENPVMSTLAFLVGLVDPKVVQHMTDRALRKLEPKEEDNKSSLSPSEPPPPPTAKEASQLAISSLGVRSHVFANNEERQMTSIAHQMAQVQLQKVEVKLKLLDKVEKSLELEKKTLQRQQEDVLVQRISLAKHTKNISQKLEDSLTCFEDKEKLSRYVEEIKSLVSHPPKLSIGSAFANSETTAQSGISTNRSEEDVKPVSVEAPQSYRYWSA; from the coding sequence ATGGataatttaaagaatttagagtctgataataataacagtgGTGGGGTTAGTCCAACTTCAGTACCTGGAGTACCTGATGCAAATACTGCTGATGTTTCTGATGATCTTAGCATGAagaatgatgaagatttatttGGCGAACCCATAGAAGAAGACCAAGACCAAAAACAAGAACTGCCGCTGCCGTTGGAAAAAGAATCAGAGCAGCATCAAGTACAAGAGCAAGATCAACAAGATCAATACGATCAACAAGATCAGcaagatcaagaaccacaacaagatcaacaagatcaagaaccacaacaagaacaacaagagcagcaagatcaagaaccaCAACAACCAGAAAAGGAACAGCAAGAACAGCAAGAACTTCTGCAACTAGGacaacagcagcagaaTCAAGAACTTCTGCAACAAGATCAAGACCCGAGAAATATTGAGCTTCCGAGTAAAGAAACAGGTTCACAGGATGAAGATCGAATAaaagataaagatgataatattgaagaaaataaggCTGCCGAAGCTAATCCTCAAGTGGAAAGCGAGCCTGATGTAAAAATAGAGAACGAAGAAAGTGTTAGTGGTGGTAACAATGGTgacaaagatgaaaaggtAGATGAGAACGAGAATCAAAAAGAACACGAAAACGAAAACAATGGAaacgataataatacttacaataataataacggcgttaataatgataatactaatcaaaataatcaaAATAATGGTAACGATGCTACTAATAATCATGGTAACGATAATGGGGTCAACGAAAATGGGGATAAGAGTGAAGAGAAACCATCAGTAGGAATCGAGCAAGAAAATGAGGGAAAacaatccaaaaattctttagAGCAGTACcctccaccaccaccagccTCAGAACTATCTAAACCTGCTGTACCTACGACGGCGCCTCCCACTAACGCAACGAAAACTACGACGCATCTGACAGCAacagatgataatgatttgGCTGTCCCTCAGTCCCATGAAATTGTAATTCCCAATTATGCCAAATGGTTTAATTTAACTAAAATACATCCAATTGAGAAACAATCATTaccagaatttttcaccaatagaATCCCATCAAAAACACCACAGGTATACGTTAAATCTCGTAATTTTATGGTTAATTCCTATCGGTTGAACCCAAACGAATATTTTAGTGTTACCACTGCTAGGAGAAATGTATGTGGTGATGCCGCTGCCGTATTTCGTATTCATAAATTCCTCATGAAATGGGGGTTAATAAATTATCAAGTGGATGCTCAACTATTACCGAAAAGTGTCGAACCACCATTCACTGGTGAATATTCCACTAGACATGATGCTCCTAGGGGGCTGTTCCCATTTGAAAGTTATAAACCATCTGTACAACTACCTGACATGGCcaaactgaaaaaaatgatggATACAGATGATTCCAGTAGTGCTCTTCATAAATATCTAAAGGAGGAAAAGCGTAAATCTCAATCAGCGATTACCAGTAGTCCCGAAATcaaggatgaagataaaGAGAAAGGTCGCACGAACGAAGATAATGGGGAGGAAGAACCTGTGGAAAATCCACACGGAGCCAAAAGACCAAAGGTTGTCAAGGCTAGTACCAACGTAGATGACGGTTGGCAAGAAAATGACgtagaaaaattgttaaaagGTATTCAAATGCATGGATCCGAGTGGTATAAGATTGCCAAAGAGGTTGGTAATAAAACTCCCGAGCAATGCATCTTAAAATTCATACAGATGCCCATTGAAGATAAATTCTTGCATCGAAATAGTGAAGACGGATCCGATTTGGGCTCACTCAAATACGCACCTCATTTACCCTTCTCGAAAAGCGAAAATCCGGTAATGTCCACCTTAGCATTTTTAGTAGGACTTGTTGATCCAAAAGTGGTACAACACATGACGGATAGAGCATTACGAAAATTAGAACCAAAGGAGGAAGATAACAAATCATCATTGTCACCATCagaaccaccaccaccacctaCTGCAAAAGAGGCTTCGCAATTGGCAATTTCCTCACTAGGGGTACGTTCTCATGTATTCGCCAACAATGAAGAGAGACAGATGACATCCATCGCACATCAAATGGCTCAAGTCCAATTACAAAAAGTAGAAGTAAAACTGAAGTTACTGGATAAAGTAGAAAAATCCTTGGAATTGGAGAAGAAAACTTTGCAAAGACAACAGGAGGACGTTCTTGTACAGAGAATATCACTCGCTAAACATACCAAAAATATATCACAAAAATTAGAGGACTCCTTAACTTGTTTTGAAGATAAGGAAAAACTCTCCAGATATGTGGAGGAGATTAAGAGTTTAGTTTCTCATCCACCGAAATTAAGCATTGGGTCTGCATTTGCCAATTCTGAAACAACGGCACAATCAGGAATTTCTACGAACAGGTCAGAGGAGGACGTAAAACCAGTATCTGTCGAAGCTCCGCAATCGTATAGGTATTGGTCTGCATGA
- the COY1 gene encoding CCAAT displacement transcription factor COY1 (similar to uniprot|P34237 Saccharomyces cerevisiae YKL179C): MDSSIYSHAFDLWSRADLADLQKQLDKDVIVVKDNETQSLESRKQLATETKKFKKLESEEKLGSVNKIIKQYQQEIDNLTKRSKFSEVILLDIYAKLAEAPDPKPLLQHSLEKLSKVDDSKELKEKVEVLEDKLAKYADYDNLKSRLLDLEQNSAVTTAKRLSAKEQEINSTWNERQRNWNQRETDLTKQLESLTSNNKALESKISKQVEFGGASSEETNRTNGAMESKNYTDSSEYNLLAQELESSHSRVLQLEKRNEELNGLLAKATSTAEQESQLQSRETKIKHLESENALLSASLERERSSHTKLQTELSEQLKSLQAETTYYKTEVSNIRMKLDNYADYNKLKEELSALRRIEFGADDEDGETNGDDTNTHDKVESSLISANKKLQANLADLRVKCSNYEENVTSLETKVNHLEKKVTELEQLNNKLELDLQKIEEVDAGFNDTNSMISGITRQVKSRTVPQNGGSGKLSPTTSIVGIPEETEVNASTNNNTILPIVTKQRDRFRSKNVELEKQLRQNGVERNKLKTEIAKLKTDNGKLYERIRYLTSYTQTSTNDMTNTSSSAALSLVDTEAQYSHTYEDSLNPLNSFKKKEMEYYRKNKLSIWERLFSSFAKVILANRKTRMAFLLYCIGSHALVFMMSIYVINLSGKTKPELGVINPPTQPVAAPANLMANGGAAIGNPGVGAGAGAGAGAGIGNGMVRGVQV; encoded by the coding sequence ATGGACTCATCAATATACTCTCATGCTTTTGATCTGTGGTCAAGGGCAGATTTGGCAGATTTACAGAAACAACTAGATAAAGATGTTATAGTAGTGAAGGATAACGAGACACAGTCTCTTGAATCTAGAAAGCAACTTGCTACTGAGAccaaaaaatttaaaaaattggaatctGAAGAGAAACTGGGCAGTGTCAATAAAATCATTAAACAATaccaacaagaaattgataatCTGACAAAAAGGTCCAAATTTTCAGAGGTTATTCTTTTAGATATTTATGCTAAATTAGCAGAGGCTCCAGATCCTAAGCCTTTATTACAACATTCCTTAGAGAAACTTAGCAAAGTCGATGATTCtaaggaattgaaagagaaagtggaagtCTTAGAGGATAAATTAGCCAAATACGCTGATTACgataatttgaaatcgAGACTATTAGATTTAGAGCAGAATTCCGCTGTTACTACAGCCAAGAGGCTAAGCGCCAAAGAACAGGAGATAAATTCCACCTGGAATGaaagacaaagaaattggaaccAAAGAGAGACAGATTTGACTAAACAGTTAGAATCTTTGACCTCTAATAATAAGGCATTGGAATCGAAGATTTCTAAACAAGTCGAGTTTGGTGGCGCTAGTAGCGAAGAGACCAACAGAACAAATGGTGCAATGGAGTCCAAGAACTACACGGATTCTTCAGAATACAACTTATTGGcacaagaattagaatctTCACACTCAAGAGTGCTACAGTTAGAGAAGAGAAATGAAGAGTTAAATGGCCTCTTAGCTAAGGCTACTAGCACAGCAGAGCAGGAATCTCAATTGCAATCTAGAGAAACTAAGATAAAACATTTGGAAAGTGAGAATGCTCTTTTGAGTGCATCTTTGGAACGTGAACGTAGTTCTCATACCAAGCTACAAACCGAATTGAGCGAGCAGTTGAAATCCTTACAAGCAGAAACTACATATTACAAGACTGAAGTTTCTAACATTAGAATGAAATTGGACAATTATGCAGATTACAACAAATTGAAGGAAGAGTTATCAGCTTTGAGAAGAATAGAATTTGGTGCCGACGACGAAGATGGTGAAAcaaatggtgatgatacCAACACTCACGATAAAGTGGAATCAAGTTTGATATCTGCCAATAAAAAACTGCAAGCCAATTTAGCAGATTTACGTGTAAAATGTTCCAACTACGAGGAGAACGTTACTAGTCTAGAGACAAAGGTGAATCATTTGGAGAAGAAAGTGAcagaattggaacaattgaataatAAACTAGAATTGGATCTAcaaaagattgaagaagtGGATGCAGGTTTCAACGATACTAATAGTATGATCTCTGGAATCACAAGACAAGTTAAAAGTAGAACTGTCCCACAAAATGGTGGCAGCGGCAAGTTGTCACCAACCACATCCATTGTGGGCATACCAGAAGAAACTGAAGTAAATGCATCTACAAACAATAATACTATTCTACCCATTGTGACAAAACAAAGGGACAGATTCCGTAGTAAAAAtgtagaattggaaaaacaaTTGAGGCAGAACGGTGTAGAAAGAAATAAGTTGAAGACCGAAATTGCTAAATTGAAGACAGATAACGGTAAATTGTACGAACGTATACGTTACTTGACCAGTTATACACAAACTAGTACTAATGATATGACCAatacatcatcatcagcgGCATTGTCACTTGTCGATACGGAAGCTCAATATTCACATACCTATGAGGATTCACTAAATCCATTGAACAGtttcaagaaaaaagaaatggaatATTACAGAAAGAACAAATTATCCATATGGGAAAGGCTGTTCTCTAGTTTTGCGAAGGTCATTTTGGCCAACAGAAAAACAAGAATGGCATTTTTACTGTATTGCATCGGTTCACATGCTCTGGTTTTCATGATGAGCATCTATGTGATTAATTTAAGCGGTAAGACGAAGCCAGAACTCGGGGTGATCAACCCACCAACACAACCTGTGGCCGCACCTGCCAATTTAATGGCTAATGGTGGTGCAGCTATCGGCAATCCTGGAGTCGGAGCAGGGGCAGGAGCAGGAGCAGGAGCAGGTATTGGAAACGGTATGGTTCGAGGTGTACAGGTATAG
- a CDS encoding 60S ribosomal protein uL22 (highly similar to uniprot|P46990 Saccharomyces cerevisiae YJL177W), which yields MARYGATSTNPTKSASARGSYLRVSFKNTRETAQAVNGWELTKAQKYLAQVLEHQRAIPFRRFNKSMGRTSQGKEFGVTKARWPVKSVLHVQNLVQNAAANAESKGLDATKLYISHIQVNKSPKQRRRTYRAHGRINKYESSPCHIELVLTERGDAVSKAAEKNVARLSSRQRGRIAAEKRISA from the coding sequence ATGGCTAGATACGGTGCTACCTCCACTAACCCAACCAAGTCCGCCAGTGCTCGTGGCTCCTACTTGCGTGTCTCTTTCAAGAACACCAGGGAGACTGCTCAAGCCGTTAACGGTTGGGAGTTGACCAAGGCTCAAAAATACTTGGCTCAAGTTTTGGAACACCAAAGAGCTATTCCATTCAGAAGATTCAACAAGTCTATGGGTAGAACCTCTCAAGGTAAGGAATTTGGTGTTACTAAGGCTAGATGGCCAGTTAAGTCCGTTTTGCAcgttcaaaatttggttcAAAACGCTGCAGCTAACGCTGAATCTAAGGGTTTGGACGCCACTAAATTGTACATCTCTCACATCCAAGTTAACAAATCCCCAAagcaaagaagaagaacttACAGAGCTCACGGTAGAATCAACAAGTACGAATCTTCTCCATGCCACATTGAATTGGTTCTTACTGAAAGGGGGGACGCCGTCTCCAAGGCTGCTGAAAAGAACGTCGCCAGATTGTCTTCCAGACAAAGAGGTAGAATCGCCGCTGAAAAGCGTATCTCTGCttaa
- the HMF1 gene encoding putative isoleucine biosynthesis protein HMF1 (similar to uniprot|P40185 Saccharomyces cerevisiae YIL051C MMF1 Mitochondrial protein involved in maintenance of the mitochondrial genome and similar to YER057C uniprot|P40037 Saccharomyces cerevisiae YER057C HMF1 Member of the p14.5 protein family with similarity to Mmf1p, functionally complements Mmf1p function when targeted to mitochondria; heat shock inducible; high- dosage growth inhibitor; forms a homotrimer in vitro): protein MFLRNAVLKTPIARTMATLTPVATKSAPPAAASYSQAMKASNLLFVSGQIPYTPDNKPVEGSISDKTEQVFSNVKSILQAGNSSLERVVKVNVFLADIKYFEEFNKVYAKYFNEHQPARSCVAVAALPKNCDLEMEVIAAEVD from the coding sequence ATGTTTTTGAGAAACGCTGTCCTCAAGACACCAATTGCAAGAACTATGGCTACTCTTACACCTGTGGCAACTAAATCTGCACCACCTGCAGCCGCTTCTTATTCACAAGCCATGAAGGCTAGCAACTTGTTGTTCGTCTCTGGTCAAATCCCTTATACACCGGACAATAAGCCAGTGGAAGGTTCCATCAGTGATAAAACTGAGCAAGTCTTCTCCAATGTGAAGAGCATTTTGCAAGCTGGTAACTCTTCATTAGAACGTGTTGTTAAAGTCAACGTTTTTTTGGCAGACATCAAGtactttgaagaattcaacAAGGTTTACGCTAAGTACTTCAATGAACACCAACCTGCTAGATCTTGTGTTGCCGTTGCGGCTCTTCCAAAGAACTGTGACTTGGAGATGGAAGTCATCGCTGCTGAAGTCGACTAA
- the PET117 gene encoding Pet117p (similar to uniprot|Q02771 Saccharomyces cerevisiae YER058W PET117 Protein required for assembly of cytochrome c oxidase), translating into MSRASKITFTLSCILTATTVVGVHVVQGMERETLHQGPIKDAKRVAAKQQQRQSATDEVDDSKSRKRIFNAAEHEEQLELRRKYESMQPLSGNIKTKETEEKGKSQ; encoded by the coding sequence ATGAGCAGGGCTAGTAAAATAACGTTTACTTTATCATGCATACTTACAGCCACGACAGTCGTAGGAGTTCATGTGGTTCAAGGAATGGAGAGAGAGACTCTTCATCAGGGTCCGATTAAAGATGCAAAACGTGTAGCTGCCAAGCAACAACAAAGACAGTCAGCGActgatgaagttgatgatTCAAAATCTCGTAAACGTATTTTCAACGCTGCAGAACATGAGGAACAGTTAGAACTACGTCGGAAATATGAATCGATGCAACCGCTTTCGGGGAATATAAAGACTAAAGAAACAGAGGAAAAGGGTAAAAGCCAATAG